A single Natrinema sp. HArc-T2 DNA region contains:
- a CDS encoding RAD55 family ATPase, protein MERMPLGISRLDRIIGGGAPVGSVVLLAGESGAGAREFCYTSAAMNGLVETDADLFDLYYGDLEPEVTVPDAVHYVSFTDERRAIVDEMEVVMDEDLVRSGVDDVSFVELAEEYFQLTPVPTDWYADGMADITELGTHNERTDVLEALGDYLTEHATGNLVVIDSLTDLIALADDRLDLSDLTVLLKGLKRASHRWGGVILLLINSDPLEPTDLGRLKEATDGTLLFEWESGGSERSRTLVVEQFRGVLSRLEDENIVRFETEIHDGGFDISNVRKIR, encoded by the coding sequence ATGGAGCGGATGCCGCTTGGAATCTCGCGGCTCGACCGGATCATCGGCGGTGGCGCACCCGTGGGGAGCGTCGTCTTGCTCGCCGGTGAATCCGGAGCCGGCGCACGCGAGTTCTGTTACACCAGCGCCGCGATGAACGGCCTCGTCGAAACCGACGCCGACCTGTTCGACCTCTACTACGGCGACCTCGAGCCGGAAGTGACGGTCCCTGACGCCGTCCACTACGTCTCGTTTACGGACGAACGACGCGCCATCGTCGACGAGATGGAAGTCGTCATGGACGAGGACCTGGTCCGGTCGGGGGTGGACGACGTCTCCTTCGTCGAACTCGCCGAGGAGTACTTCCAACTGACGCCGGTCCCGACCGACTGGTACGCCGACGGGATGGCCGACATCACCGAACTCGGCACGCATAACGAGCGCACCGACGTCCTCGAAGCGCTGGGTGACTACCTGACCGAACACGCGACGGGTAACCTCGTCGTGATCGACTCGCTGACCGACCTCATCGCGCTGGCCGACGATCGACTCGATCTCTCGGATCTGACCGTCCTGTTGAAAGGGCTCAAACGGGCGTCACACCGCTGGGGCGGCGTGATCTTGTTGCTGATCAACTCGGACCCCCTCGAGCCGACCGATCTGGGGCGGCTCAAGGAGGCGACCGACGGCACGCTGCTGTTCGAGTGGGAGTCCGGAGGCTCCGAGCGGTCCCGAACGCTCGTCGTCGAGCAGTTTCGCGGCGTGCTCTCCCGACTTGAGGACGAGAACATCGTCCGGTTCGAGACCGAGATCCACGACGGTGGCTTCGACATCAGCAACGTTCGAAAGATTCGATAG
- a CDS encoding beta-ribofuranosylaminobenzene 5'-phosphate synthase family protein — protein MTTATVSVGARLHVGFQNLSLARERLYGGIGVGLEEPRVTVIAEPAADIATDDPLVDRYARRAADVLSVPGVAVTLEESLPRHVGLGSGTQLALTVLTATARAHGLEPRVREHAPAMGRGGRSGVGVATFEEGGFVVDAGHPTNRFTTEPPAEGDWTVPPVVARHDLPKEWRFLVVVPDADPGRSGDDEDASMRAVVERADPAVADEIACVVIRKLLPAAAAGRLEAFGEAIAEIGRKNGVWYADAQGGVFRPPAGALVESLESCPVLSGVGQSSWGPVVYGVTDVAHAAEAEAAARDALAERGLEGRVILTEAARTGARVRTDDEQR, from the coding sequence ATGACGACCGCGACCGTCAGCGTGGGCGCACGACTCCACGTTGGCTTCCAGAACCTCTCGCTCGCCCGCGAGCGTCTCTACGGCGGCATCGGCGTCGGCCTCGAGGAGCCGCGGGTGACCGTCATCGCCGAACCGGCCGCCGACATCGCGACCGACGATCCGCTGGTCGACAGATACGCACGCCGAGCCGCGGACGTGCTCTCCGTTCCCGGCGTCGCGGTCACGCTCGAGGAATCGCTGCCCCGCCACGTCGGCTTAGGCAGCGGCACCCAGCTGGCGCTGACCGTGTTGACGGCGACGGCGCGGGCCCACGGCCTCGAGCCACGTGTCCGCGAACACGCCCCGGCGATGGGGCGGGGCGGTCGCAGCGGCGTCGGCGTCGCGACCTTCGAGGAGGGGGGGTTCGTCGTCGACGCCGGCCACCCGACGAACCGGTTTACCACCGAGCCACCGGCCGAAGGCGACTGGACGGTCCCGCCGGTCGTCGCCCGCCACGACCTGCCCAAAGAGTGGCGATTCCTCGTCGTCGTTCCCGACGCCGACCCCGGTCGCAGCGGCGACGACGAGGATGCGAGTATGCGCGCGGTCGTCGAACGCGCCGATCCCGCCGTCGCCGACGAGATCGCCTGCGTCGTCATCCGGAAACTACTGCCAGCCGCCGCCGCGGGCCGGCTCGAGGCCTTCGGCGAGGCGATCGCGGAAATCGGTCGCAAGAACGGCGTCTGGTACGCCGACGCGCAGGGCGGTGTCTTTCGGCCGCCTGCGGGCGCGCTCGTCGAATCGCTCGAGAGCTGTCCGGTGCTGTCGGGCGTCGGCCAGTCGTCGTGGGGGCCCGTCGTCTACGGCGTCACCGACGTTGCCCACGCCGCGGAAGCCGAGGCCGCGGCGCGAGACGCACTCGCCGAGCGCGGGCTCGAGGGACGAGTAATTCTCACAGAAGCGGCACGAACCGGGGCTCGCGTTCGGACGGACGACGAACAGCGATAG
- the ilvD gene encoding dihydroxy-acid dehydratase translates to MSGDSEFDYGKDEALRSREVTEGAEKAPHRAMFRAMGFDDEDFGAPMIGVPNPAADITPCNVHLDDVAESALDGIDEAGGMPIEFGTITISDAISMGTEGMKASLISREMIADSVELVSFGERMDGLVTIGGCDKNMPGMMMASIRTDLPSVFLYGGSIMPGEHEGREVTVQNVFEGVGAVADGEMSNEELDEMERHACPGAGSCGGMFTANTMASISEALGFAPLGSASPPAEAESRYDVAREAGELAVEVVEAQRKPSDFLTKESFENAIALQVAIGGSTNAVLHLLAMAAEAGIDLEIEEFDEVSQRTPKIANLQPGGTRVMQDLHEVGGVPVVLNALYEADLLHGDALTVTGNTIGEELERLDPPSIDELDAEFLYTVDEPKDEQGAIRILTGNLAPGGSVLKVTGDDDLHHEGPVRVFEDEENAMQYVQEGHVETGDVIAIRNEGPQGGPGMREMLGVTSAVAGQGHAEDVALITDGRFSGATRGFSIGHVAPEAFAGGPIGLIEDGDVITIDIEDRTLEVDLTDEELEARREEWDQPDPNYETGVLAKFGRDFGSAENGAVTNPGVKDD, encoded by the coding sequence ATGAGCGGCGATAGCGAGTTCGACTATGGCAAAGACGAGGCATTGCGGAGCCGCGAGGTGACCGAGGGCGCAGAGAAGGCCCCACACCGCGCGATGTTCCGTGCGATGGGATTCGACGACGAGGACTTCGGTGCGCCGATGATCGGCGTGCCGAACCCGGCAGCGGACATCACGCCGTGTAACGTCCACCTGGACGACGTCGCCGAGTCCGCGCTCGACGGGATCGACGAGGCCGGCGGGATGCCCATCGAGTTCGGGACGATCACGATCTCGGACGCGATCTCGATGGGGACAGAAGGGATGAAAGCCTCGCTGATCTCCCGCGAGATGATCGCCGACTCCGTCGAACTGGTCTCCTTTGGCGAGCGCATGGACGGGCTGGTCACCATCGGCGGCTGTGACAAGAACATGCCCGGAATGATGATGGCCTCGATCCGGACGGACCTCCCCAGTGTCTTCCTCTACGGTGGCTCGATCATGCCCGGCGAACACGAGGGCCGCGAGGTCACCGTCCAGAACGTCTTCGAGGGCGTCGGGGCCGTCGCCGACGGCGAGATGTCCAACGAAGAACTCGACGAGATGGAGCGCCACGCCTGTCCCGGCGCGGGCTCGTGTGGTGGGATGTTCACCGCCAACACGATGGCCTCGATCTCGGAGGCACTCGGCTTTGCCCCGCTGGGCAGCGCCAGCCCGCCCGCCGAGGCCGAGTCGCGCTACGACGTCGCCCGCGAGGCCGGCGAACTGGCCGTCGAGGTCGTCGAAGCACAGCGCAAGCCCTCCGACTTCCTCACCAAGGAGTCCTTCGAGAACGCCATCGCGCTGCAGGTCGCCATCGGCGGCTCGACCAACGCCGTCCTCCACCTGCTGGCGATGGCCGCTGAAGCCGGCATCGACCTCGAGATCGAGGAGTTCGACGAGGTCAGCCAGCGCACCCCCAAGATCGCCAACCTCCAGCCCGGCGGCACGCGGGTGATGCAGGACCTCCACGAAGTCGGTGGCGTCCCGGTCGTCCTGAATGCCCTCTACGAGGCCGACCTGCTCCACGGCGACGCGCTGACCGTCACGGGCAACACGATCGGCGAGGAACTCGAGCGCCTCGACCCGCCGTCGATCGACGAGCTCGACGCCGAGTTCCTCTACACCGTCGACGAGCCCAAAGACGAGCAGGGTGCCATCCGCATCCTGACCGGCAACCTCGCACCCGGCGGCTCCGTCCTCAAGGTGACTGGCGACGACGACCTCCACCACGAAGGCCCCGTCCGCGTCTTCGAAGACGAGGAAAACGCCATGCAGTACGTCCAAGAGGGACACGTCGAAACCGGCGACGTGATCGCCATCCGCAACGAAGGGCCACAGGGCGGGCCCGGTATGCGCGAGATGCTGGGCGTCACAAGCGCGGTCGCCGGCCAGGGCCACGCCGAGGACGTCGCGCTCATCACCGACGGTCGCTTCTCCGGTGCGACGCGCGGGTTCTCGATCGGCCACGTCGCCCCCGAGGCGTTCGCCGGCGGCCCGATCGGCCTCATCGAGGACGGTGACGTGATCACCATCGACATCGAAGACCGCACGCTCGAGGTCGATCTCACGGACGAGGAACTCGAGGCGCGCCGCGAGGAGTGGGACCAGCCCGATCCCAACTACGAGACCGGCGTCTTGGCGAAGTTCGGCCGTGACTTCGGATCGGCGGAAAACGGTGCCGTGACCAACCCCGGCGTCAAAGACGACTAA
- a CDS encoding adenylyltransferase/cytidyltransferase family protein → MTRTVIAQGTFDILHPGHVHYLEEAAAMGDELYVIVARKANVDHKAKPICPATQRRDVVDALEAVDEAILGHEEDIFVPIEELDPDVIALGHDQHHDDEAIRSELERRGIDCEVRRASPGEPTDGDQLLSTRLIIDRILERRG, encoded by the coding sequence ATGACGCGGACGGTTATCGCACAGGGGACCTTCGACATCCTCCACCCTGGCCACGTCCACTATCTGGAGGAGGCTGCCGCGATGGGCGACGAACTGTACGTCATCGTCGCCCGCAAGGCAAACGTCGACCACAAGGCGAAACCCATCTGTCCCGCGACACAGCGACGCGATGTCGTCGACGCACTCGAGGCCGTCGACGAGGCAATCCTTGGCCACGAAGAAGACATCTTCGTCCCGATCGAGGAACTCGATCCCGACGTGATCGCACTCGGTCACGACCAGCACCACGACGACGAGGCGATTCGCTCGGAACTCGAGCGCCGCGGCATCGACTGCGAGGTTCGCAGGGCAAGCCCCGGCGAGCCGACCGACGGCGACCAGCTGCTCTCGACGCGACTGATCATCGACCGAATTCTCGAGCGGCGCGGATAA
- a CDS encoding Mov34/MPN/PAD-1 family protein: MGLFDSLFRSSEILGIAEETLEFALESSEETHPNEYMGFLRGTEAARLDLDRDGLVITDILVVPGTETNSVSATVKTNQIPNDVKALGSIHSHPNGVISPSNADLDTFGRGSVHVIIGAPYRRTDWKAFDSQGSPTQLNVLDVELPETEDFFDFTQADIDEELR, from the coding sequence ATGGGGCTGTTCGATTCGCTGTTTCGCTCGAGCGAGATCCTCGGCATTGCCGAGGAAACCCTCGAGTTCGCCCTCGAGTCCTCCGAGGAAACCCATCCAAACGAGTACATGGGGTTTCTCCGGGGGACCGAGGCGGCCCGTCTGGACCTCGATCGCGACGGTCTGGTTATCACGGACATCCTCGTGGTGCCGGGCACTGAGACCAACAGCGTCAGCGCGACGGTCAAGACGAACCAGATTCCAAACGACGTGAAGGCACTGGGAAGCATTCATTCCCATCCCAACGGCGTGATCAGCCCGAGTAACGCGGACCTGGACACGTTCGGTCGGGGCAGCGTCCACGTCATCATCGGCGCGCCCTACCGCCGAACGGACTGGAAAGCCTTCGACTCCCAGGGCAGCCCGACCCAGTTGAACGTCCTCGACGTCGAGTTGCCAGAGACCGAGGACTTCTTCGATTTCACGCAGGCGGATATCGACGAGGAACTGCGATGA
- a CDS encoding MaoC/PaaZ C-terminal domain-containing protein, whose product MDVSHPPEAGDEYTFERTFDHEDVREFGELSGDQQPIHTEPDELGRLTVQGLLTATLPTKIGGDLRYLARSMTFEFVQPVYTGDRISCTVRLESVTEHDGYYDVESSAVCTDEDDEVVLRGEIDGLISMNAAPDGG is encoded by the coding sequence ATGGATGTGTCACACCCGCCCGAAGCGGGCGACGAGTACACGTTCGAACGGACCTTCGATCACGAGGACGTTCGCGAGTTCGGCGAACTCTCGGGCGACCAGCAGCCGATCCACACCGAGCCCGACGAACTGGGTCGGCTGACCGTTCAGGGGCTGCTCACCGCGACGCTGCCGACGAAGATCGGCGGCGACCTCCGCTATCTCGCACGGAGCATGACCTTCGAGTTCGTCCAGCCAGTCTACACTGGCGACCGGATCTCCTGTACGGTGCGTCTCGAGTCGGTGACCGAACATGACGGCTACTACGACGTGGAGAGTTCGGCGGTCTGCACCGACGAAGACGACGAGGTGGTGCTACGCGGCGAGATCGACGGGCTCATTTCGATGAACGCCGCCCCCGATGGGGGATAG
- a CDS encoding DHH family phosphoesterase, whose amino-acid sequence MTRDSAGEPGADDGDSVVYDLAPDCTAEDVEQDRPYLAEINGIVDYGVFVDLSDSVSGLVHESVLEGTYAVGDELVVELESVRENGDMAFEPVDIDDYSVEEVGHDYSLTGTHRLEDNLGEQIHLEGEVTQVKQTGGPTIFHVADENGVVPCAAFEEAGVRAYPAIEIGDVVRVTGAPEHREDSVQIEVDGLSKLEGEDAAEARERLEDALEARAEPHEVAPLIDWPAFEKLRPNLEEVARLLRRTVLEGRPIRVRHHADGDGMCAAVPVQIALERFIADVHEDEDAPRHLIKRLPAKAPFYEMEDATRDLNFALEDREKHGQQLPLLLMLDNGSTAEDVPAYETLAHYDIPIAVVDHHHPDPDAVEDLLDAHVNPYLHDEDYRITTGMLCVELARMIYPDLTDELRHIPAVAGISDRSKADAMDDYLELAAEEGYDEDRLQDVSEALDYAAFWLRYNSGDQLIEDLLQIASDDEARHRELVEFFAERGREEVDEQLEAAMPHLEHETLDNGAHLYRIDVENYAHRFTYPAPGKTTGEIHDRKIEETGDPVITVGYGPDFAVLRSDGVRLDIPNMVSELEAEIAGGGVSGGGHLVVGSIKFVSGKREEVIDALVEKMAEADIDEALSSAAPIDD is encoded by the coding sequence ATGACACGTGACTCCGCCGGGGAACCCGGCGCAGACGACGGGGATTCCGTCGTCTACGATCTCGCTCCTGACTGTACCGCCGAAGATGTCGAGCAAGACCGTCCCTATCTCGCCGAAATCAACGGTATCGTCGACTACGGCGTCTTCGTCGATCTCTCCGATTCCGTCTCCGGGCTCGTCCACGAGTCCGTCCTCGAGGGCACCTACGCCGTCGGCGACGAACTCGTCGTCGAACTCGAGAGCGTCCGTGAGAACGGCGATATGGCCTTCGAACCCGTCGATATCGACGACTACTCGGTCGAAGAAGTCGGCCACGACTACTCGCTGACCGGCACCCACCGCCTCGAGGACAACCTCGGCGAACAGATCCACCTCGAGGGCGAGGTCACACAGGTCAAACAGACCGGCGGCCCGACGATCTTCCACGTCGCCGACGAGAACGGCGTCGTGCCCTGTGCTGCCTTCGAGGAGGCCGGCGTTCGTGCCTACCCCGCCATCGAGATCGGCGACGTCGTTCGCGTCACCGGCGCGCCGGAACACCGCGAGGACTCGGTCCAGATCGAGGTCGACGGCCTCTCGAAACTTGAGGGCGAGGACGCCGCCGAGGCTCGCGAACGGCTCGAGGACGCCCTCGAAGCCCGCGCCGAACCCCATGAGGTCGCCCCACTGATCGACTGGCCAGCGTTCGAGAAACTGCGCCCCAATCTCGAAGAAGTCGCCCGGCTGCTCCGCCGGACAGTGCTGGAGGGCCGCCCCATCCGCGTGCGACACCACGCCGACGGCGACGGGATGTGCGCCGCCGTCCCCGTCCAGATCGCTCTCGAGCGCTTTATCGCCGACGTCCACGAAGACGAGGACGCACCGCGCCACCTCATCAAGCGCCTGCCCGCGAAAGCGCCGTTCTACGAGATGGAAGACGCGACGCGTGACCTGAACTTCGCGCTCGAGGACCGCGAGAAACACGGCCAGCAACTCCCCCTTCTGTTGATGCTGGACAACGGCTCGACGGCAGAGGACGTCCCGGCCTACGAGACGCTGGCCCACTACGACATCCCGATCGCGGTCGTCGACCACCACCACCCCGACCCCGATGCCGTCGAGGACCTGCTCGACGCCCACGTCAATCCCTACCTCCACGACGAGGACTACCGGATCACGACGGGCATGCTCTGTGTCGAACTCGCGCGGATGATCTACCCCGATCTCACCGACGAACTTCGTCACATTCCCGCCGTCGCCGGCATCTCGGACCGCTCGAAGGCCGACGCGATGGACGACTACCTCGAGCTCGCTGCCGAAGAAGGCTACGACGAGGATCGTCTCCAGGACGTCAGCGAGGCGCTCGACTACGCCGCGTTCTGGCTCCGATATAACTCCGGCGACCAGCTGATCGAAGACCTGCTCCAGATCGCCAGCGATGACGAAGCGCGCCACCGCGAACTGGTCGAGTTCTTCGCCGAGCGCGGTCGCGAAGAAGTCGACGAACAGCTCGAGGCCGCGATGCCCCATCTCGAGCACGAGACGCTCGATAACGGCGCACACCTCTACCGGATCGACGTCGAGAACTACGCCCACCGGTTTACCTACCCCGCACCGGGCAAGACCACCGGCGAGATCCACGACCGCAAGATCGAGGAGACCGGTGACCCGGTGATCACGGTCGGATACGGCCCAGACTTCGCCGTGCTCCGCAGTGACGGCGTCCGCCTCGACATCCCCAACATGGTCTCGGAACTCGAGGCCGAGATCGCGGGCGGCGGCGTCTCCGGCGGCGGCCACCTCGTCGTCGGTTCGATCAAGTTCGTCTCCGGCAAGCGCGAGGAAGTCATCGACGCCTTGGTCGAAAAGATGGCCGAGGCAGACATCGACGAAGCGCTCTCGAGTGCGGCCCCGATCGACGACTGA
- a CDS encoding A/G-specific adenine glycosylase yields MTAEAQEWGVPDDLEAVREALIAWYEADHRDFPWRQTDDPYAILVSEVMSQQTQLGRVVEAWNAFLERWPTTADLADADRADVVGFWTGHSLGYNNRAKYLHEAAQQVETEYDGEFPETPDELQELMGVGPYTANAVASFAFNNGDAVVDTNVKRVLYRAFDVPDDDTAFEEAANDLMPTDRSRVWNNAVMELGGVACEGTPRCDEAGCPWREWCGAYASGDFTAPDVPTQPSFEGSRRQFRGRVIATLREYDELELDTLGHRVRVDYTPNGEYGREWLEGLLTDLESDGLVELDRDEASLVARLRR; encoded by the coding sequence ATGACAGCAGAGGCCCAAGAGTGGGGGGTTCCCGACGATCTCGAGGCCGTTCGCGAGGCGCTAATCGCGTGGTACGAGGCCGACCATCGCGACTTTCCGTGGCGACAGACCGACGATCCCTACGCGATCCTCGTCAGCGAGGTGATGAGCCAGCAGACCCAACTCGGTCGCGTCGTCGAGGCCTGGAACGCTTTCCTCGAGCGCTGGCCGACGACTGCCGATCTGGCCGATGCCGACCGCGCGGATGTCGTCGGCTTCTGGACGGGCCACAGCCTCGGGTACAACAATCGGGCGAAATACCTCCACGAAGCCGCCCAGCAGGTCGAAACTGAGTATGATGGCGAGTTCCCCGAAACGCCCGACGAACTGCAGGAGTTGATGGGTGTCGGGCCATACACCGCCAACGCGGTCGCGAGTTTCGCGTTCAACAACGGCGACGCGGTCGTCGATACGAACGTCAAACGCGTGCTCTATCGGGCCTTCGACGTGCCGGACGACGACACGGCTTTCGAAGAAGCCGCCAACGACCTCATGCCAACCGACCGTTCGCGGGTCTGGAACAACGCCGTCATGGAACTGGGTGGCGTCGCCTGCGAGGGGACACCGCGCTGTGACGAGGCTGGCTGTCCGTGGCGCGAGTGGTGTGGTGCCTACGCCAGCGGCGATTTCACCGCACCCGACGTTCCCACCCAGCCGAGTTTCGAGGGAAGCCGCCGGCAGTTCCGCGGTCGCGTGATCGCCACGCTGCGAGAGTACGACGAACTCGAGCTCGATACACTCGGGCATCGGGTTCGCGTCGACTACACACCAAACGGCGAGTACGGTCGCGAGTGGCTCGAGGGGCTGCTCACTGATCTCGAGTCGGATGGACTCGTCGAACTCGACCGCGATGAGGCCAGCCTCGTCGCGCGGCTCCGCCGGTAA
- a CDS encoding helix-turn-helix domain-containing protein, which yields MTTVVELEIPAARLGFARTFDRVSTFEFQVGGMIGGSAPLVWTNGPDHETVKQALEDDPSVEVVASVADDKRSATDESAVTSQNDRWLFRLEFGDGVKLFEQIVTENDGAILTARGADGRWVVKLLFHDRESVSACHELLEQYEFRATVTRISGVDDLARAQTPLTETQYETICKAHELGYFDVPRGVTLKELAAELDISHQALSERLRRSHAALVSAELSERTAPIEIDR from the coding sequence ATGACCACAGTCGTCGAACTCGAGATTCCGGCTGCGCGGCTCGGCTTCGCCCGGACGTTCGATCGAGTGTCGACGTTCGAGTTTCAGGTTGGTGGGATGATCGGTGGGTCGGCACCGCTCGTCTGGACGAACGGGCCGGATCACGAGACAGTCAAGCAAGCGCTCGAGGACGACCCTTCGGTCGAAGTCGTTGCGAGCGTCGCCGACGATAAGCGCTCCGCGACGGACGAGAGTGCAGTCACGAGCCAGAACGATCGCTGGCTGTTCCGACTCGAGTTTGGAGACGGCGTGAAACTGTTCGAACAGATCGTCACCGAGAACGACGGCGCGATCCTGACGGCACGTGGTGCCGACGGGCGGTGGGTGGTGAAGTTGCTCTTTCACGACCGGGAATCGGTGTCGGCGTGTCACGAGTTGCTCGAGCAATACGAGTTTCGGGCCACCGTCACTCGGATTAGCGGCGTCGACGATCTCGCGCGGGCACAGACTCCTCTGACCGAAACGCAGTACGAGACTATCTGTAAGGCCCACGAGCTCGGCTACTTCGACGTTCCGAGGGGAGTAACGCTCAAAGAGTTAGCCGCGGAACTAGACATTTCACATCAGGCGCTGTCGGAACGGCTCCGGCGAAGTCACGCTGCCCTCGTCAGCGCCGAACTGTCCGAACGAACCGCACCGATAGAGATCGACCGGTAA
- a CDS encoding GNAT family N-acetyltransferase, producing MASTETLEFGHADRKQIYEYVERRGAVDPEETRNDLGLDPGGFRHHVAILKRDGRLEEKDGTLRVALEAGTEEEYVDDDLEFHIRPARQEDLTGIVGAIRQVAEEKTYIVAETVADEIDHESALLRHNEIESRMFFVATVDDDVVGWVHLHAPELEKLSHTAELTVGVIEEYRGHGVGAHLLSRGLEWAGANGYEKVYQSVPSANEEAIAFLERHGWETEAVREDHYKLEGEYVDEVMMAVEL from the coding sequence ATGGCATCAACAGAGACGCTCGAGTTCGGTCACGCAGACCGCAAACAGATCTACGAGTACGTCGAACGACGCGGAGCGGTCGATCCGGAGGAGACACGGAACGACCTCGGCCTCGATCCCGGCGGGTTCCGCCATCACGTCGCGATCCTCAAGCGAGACGGACGGCTCGAAGAGAAAGACGGCACGCTCCGGGTCGCGCTCGAGGCGGGCACGGAAGAGGAGTACGTCGACGATGACCTCGAATTTCATATCCGACCGGCGCGCCAGGAGGACCTGACGGGGATCGTCGGGGCGATCAGACAGGTCGCCGAGGAGAAAACGTACATCGTCGCCGAGACCGTCGCAGACGAGATCGACCACGAGAGCGCCTTACTCCGGCACAACGAGATCGAGTCGCGGATGTTTTTCGTCGCAACCGTCGACGACGACGTCGTCGGCTGGGTTCACCTCCACGCGCCGGAACTCGAAAAACTGAGCCACACCGCCGAACTCACCGTCGGGGTCATCGAGGAGTACCGCGGACACGGTGTCGGTGCACACCTTCTCTCGCGGGGCCTCGAGTGGGCTGGCGCCAACGGCTACGAAAAGGTCTACCAGAGCGTCCCCTCGGCCAACGAGGAGGCGATCGCGTTCCTCGAGCGCCACGGCTGGGAGACCGAAGCGGTCCGTGAGGACCACTACAAGCTCGAGGGCGAGTACGTCGACGAAGTGATGATGGCCGTCGAACTCTAG
- a CDS encoding redox-regulated ATPase YchF: MLSIALAGKPNAGKSTFYTAATMADVDVANYPFTTIDANRGVSYVRTECPCLERDERCNADNCEDGKRYVPIELLDVAGLVPGAHEGKGLGNQFLDELTNADVIVNVVDASGGTNEKGEPVDIGEHDPLEDIDFIEEEMDLWLAGIVERNWESVERKSRSPDFDIDDALAEMLSGFGASPKQIAMVLRDLDYPDDPIQWEDEHREALARDVRQRTKPIVVAANKIDIAPEENVERLLELDKPVIPTTAEGELALRRAADNGLVDYDPGDETIAIGDDVNDAQRDALEDLADTMAEWNGTGVQAALDYAVYDLLEHITAYPVEDAAKWSDGSGNILPDAFLLPDGSTPVDLAYAVHSDIGDGYLHAVNAKSNREVGEDYELEEGDVIKIVSTN; encoded by the coding sequence ATGCTTTCGATCGCACTTGCCGGGAAGCCAAACGCCGGCAAGTCCACGTTCTACACGGCGGCGACGATGGCAGATGTAGACGTCGCCAACTATCCCTTTACGACGATCGACGCCAACCGTGGGGTCAGCTACGTTCGGACTGAGTGTCCCTGTCTCGAGCGCGACGAGCGCTGTAACGCCGATAACTGCGAGGACGGCAAGCGCTACGTCCCGATCGAACTCTTAGACGTGGCGGGGCTCGTCCCGGGTGCCCACGAAGGGAAGGGGCTGGGCAATCAGTTCCTCGACGAACTGACGAACGCGGACGTCATCGTCAACGTCGTTGATGCCTCCGGGGGGACAAACGAAAAGGGCGAACCCGTCGATATCGGCGAGCACGATCCCCTCGAGGACATCGACTTCATCGAGGAGGAGATGGATCTCTGGCTGGCGGGCATCGTCGAGCGCAACTGGGAGTCCGTCGAGCGCAAGTCCCGCTCGCCCGACTTCGACATCGACGACGCGCTGGCGGAGATGCTCTCGGGCTTTGGCGCCTCGCCGAAACAGATCGCCATGGTCCTCCGCGATCTGGACTATCCCGACGACCCGATCCAGTGGGAGGACGAACATCGCGAGGCGCTTGCGCGTGACGTCCGCCAGCGCACCAAACCGATCGTCGTCGCGGCGAACAAGATCGACATCGCCCCCGAGGAAAACGTCGAACGCCTGCTCGAGCTGGACAAGCCCGTCATTCCGACCACCGCGGAGGGCGAACTCGCGCTCCGCCGGGCCGCCGACAACGGGCTCGTCGACTACGACCCCGGCGACGAGACGATCGCGATCGGCGACGATGTCAACGACGCCCAGCGCGACGCGCTCGAGGATCTTGCGGACACGATGGCCGAGTGGAACGGCACTGGCGTTCAGGCTGCACTCGACTACGCGGTCTACGACCTGCTCGAGCACATCACCGCCTACCCGGTCGAGGACGCCGCGAAGTGGTCCGACGGCAGCGGCAACATTCTGCCCGACGCATTCTTGCTCCCCGACGGCTCGACGCCGGTCGATCTCGCCTACGCGGTCCACTCCGACATCGGCGACGGCTACCTGCACGCCGTCAACGCCAAGTCGAATCGGGAGGTGGGAGAGGATTACGAACTCGAGGAGGGCGATGTGATCAAGATCGTAAGTACTAATTGA